From a region of the Corythoichthys intestinalis isolate RoL2023-P3 chromosome 7, ASM3026506v1, whole genome shotgun sequence genome:
- the bloc1s2 gene encoding biogenesis of lysosome-related organelles complex 1 subunit 2 isoform X2, producing the protein MFEKMAIFLQGELTATCEDYRLLENMNKLTSLKYMEMKDISINISRNLQDLNNKYASLQPYLDQINQIEEQVSSLEQAAYKLDAYSKKLEARFKKLEKR; encoded by the exons ATGTTTGAAAAGATGGCAATATTTCTTCAAGGAGAGCTCACAG CCACTTGCGAGGATTATCGCCTGTTGGAGAACATGAACAAGCTAACTAGTCTGAAATATATGGAGATGAAAGATATCAGTATAAACATCAGCCGAAACTTGCAGGACCTTAACAATAAAT ATGCTAGTCTCCAGCCCTACCTGGACCAGATAAATCAGATTGAGGAGCAAGTGTCTTCACTTGAACAAGCTGCTTATAAACTGGACGCATATTCCAAAAAACTAG AGGCCAGATTCAAAAAACTTGAGAAGCGATGA
- the bloc1s2 gene encoding biogenesis of lysosome-related organelles complex 1 subunit 2 isoform X1: MAAIGDDAAAMDSISRSPGAHSTPPNAPVDLGSHGENAEDANEAPMPLVKKINNSDGGVETAEEAVEPAEPDINELCSDMFEKMAIFLQGELTATCEDYRLLENMNKLTSLKYMEMKDISINISRNLQDLNNKYASLQPYLDQINQIEEQVSSLEQAAYKLDAYSKKLEARFKKLEKR; this comes from the exons ATGGCCGCCATTGGAGACGACGCTGCTGCAATGGACAGCATTTCCAGGTCCCCCGGGGCTCATTCCACTCCTCCGAACGCTCCCGTGGATTTAGGGAGTCATGGGGAAAATGCAGAGGACGCGAATGAAGCTCCGATGCCTCTggttaaaaaaatcaacaata GTGACGGTGGTGTGGAAACTGCAGAAGAAGCTGTGGAGCCAGCAGAGCCTGACATCAACGAGTTGTGTAGTGACATGTTTGAAAAGATGGCAATATTTCTTCAAGGAGAGCTCACAG CCACTTGCGAGGATTATCGCCTGTTGGAGAACATGAACAAGCTAACTAGTCTGAAATATATGGAGATGAAAGATATCAGTATAAACATCAGCCGAAACTTGCAGGACCTTAACAATAAAT ATGCTAGTCTCCAGCCCTACCTGGACCAGATAAATCAGATTGAGGAGCAAGTGTCTTCACTTGAACAAGCTGCTTATAAACTGGACGCATATTCCAAAAAACTAG AGGCCAGATTCAAAAAACTTGAGAAGCGATGA